A window of Microcystis aeruginosa FD4 contains these coding sequences:
- a CDS encoding formylglycine-generating enzyme family protein: MIKVNRRKFGQWISLIGAGVGLAAILDRKNIFSPSSATAIIPPQPPQNSSFPPRQSFSFETVTLDPSGFVIERNSRSAEYYRETLAGLEMIAIPAGTFIMGTPDGEKGDFTGSDKPQRSVKVNSFYLSKYPITQKQWQIVANMPKINRDLTPNPSHFQGDNLPVDSISWYDAIEFCERLSRATGRNYRLPSEAQWEYACRAGTTTPFYFGATLTSEFANYYAIKFPYAVERESEFRAKTTPVGSFPPNAFGLYDLHGGLYEWCADPWHRNYNNAPSDDQVWPADPNSTGNRYRVLRGGGWGTELRECRSASRGQFSPDHRYSVLGFRIASS; the protein is encoded by the coding sequence ATGATTAAAGTAAACAGACGTAAATTTGGCCAGTGGATCAGTCTGATCGGTGCAGGAGTCGGCCTGGCAGCGATTCTAGATAGAAAAAATATTTTTTCCCCCTCCAGCGCTACGGCAATCATCCCCCCGCAACCCCCCCAAAATTCCTCTTTCCCCCCCCGACAAAGCTTTTCCTTTGAAACCGTTACTCTCGATCCTAGCGGTTTCGTGATCGAGCGCAATTCCCGTAGTGCCGAATACTACAGGGAAACCCTTGCGGGATTAGAGATGATTGCTATCCCTGCTGGCACTTTTATCATGGGGACACCGGACGGAGAAAAAGGAGACTTTACCGGTAGTGATAAACCCCAGCGCTCAGTCAAGGTAAACAGTTTTTACCTGAGTAAATACCCGATAACCCAAAAACAATGGCAAATTGTCGCTAATATGCCCAAAATTAACCGCGATTTAACCCCTAATCCCTCTCACTTTCAAGGGGATAACTTACCCGTCGATAGCATCTCTTGGTATGATGCGATCGAGTTTTGCGAGCGACTTTCCAGGGCCACCGGCAGAAACTATCGACTCCCAAGCGAGGCACAATGGGAATATGCTTGTCGTGCCGGCACTACCACACCCTTCTACTTTGGTGCCACCCTTACCAGTGAATTCGCTAACTACTATGCCATTAAATTTCCCTACGCAGTGGAAAGAGAGAGCGAATTTCGAGCTAAAACCACCCCTGTAGGCAGTTTTCCCCCAAATGCCTTCGGATTGTACGATTTACACGGTGGTTTATACGAATGGTGTGCCGATCCTTGGCATCGCAATTATAACAATGCTCCCAGCGATGACCAAGTATGGCCGGCCGATCCTAATAGCACCGGCAATCGTTATCGCGTCCTGCGCGGGGGTGGTTGGGGGACAGAATTGAGGGAATGTCGCTCCGCTAGTCGGGGCCAATTTAGCCCCGATCATCGCTATAGTGTATTAGGATTCCGCATCGCCAGTAGTTAG
- a CDS encoding glycosyltransferase — protein MTNSPPYPFLTTPVGSLQIPFLEQIEGIIRNNSYILKDKPQLLKLSLVIPTYNERDNVIPLVENLSQLLDQKIPDQYELIIVDDDSPDRTWELASKLTPDYPQLRVMRRQGEKGLASAVVRGWQGSRGEILGVIDGDLQHPPEILYNLLETIEKGADLALASRHVEGGGVSEWSLLRRFLSRGAQILGLILLPEVVGRVSDPMSGYFMVRRQAIAGLILNPTGYKILLEVIGKGRIETIGEVGYVFQERQEGESKVTWKQWLEYIFHLLRLRSQKPLRFLDAIVNLPLDRFIRFGLVGLTGVFVDMAFLYLLSDPAALGWGLTRSKIIAAELAIINNFIWNDRWTFGDLSARQRGWNKRWKRFFKFNLICLAGLILNVLLLNLLFNGLGINRYLANFIAIAIVTVWNFWVNLKLSWRVTK, from the coding sequence GTGACCAACTCCCCACCCTATCCCTTTTTAACCACCCCCGTCGGCTCTTTGCAAATTCCTTTTTTAGAGCAAATTGAAGGAATTATTCGCAATAATAGTTATATTCTCAAGGATAAACCCCAGTTACTCAAATTATCTCTAGTCATTCCCACCTATAACGAGCGAGATAACGTTATTCCCCTAGTCGAGAATCTCAGTCAATTACTCGATCAAAAAATTCCCGATCAGTATGAACTAATTATCGTCGATGATGACAGTCCCGATCGCACTTGGGAATTAGCCAGCAAATTAACCCCAGATTACCCGCAACTACGGGTGATGCGTCGTCAGGGAGAAAAAGGATTAGCGTCGGCAGTGGTGCGGGGTTGGCAAGGGTCAAGGGGTGAGATACTAGGAGTAATCGATGGAGATTTGCAACATCCCCCCGAAATTCTCTATAATCTCCTCGAAACTATCGAAAAAGGAGCCGATTTAGCTCTTGCTAGTCGTCACGTCGAAGGGGGAGGAGTGAGCGAGTGGAGTCTGCTGCGAAGATTTCTCTCCCGCGGCGCCCAAATTCTTGGTTTAATTCTACTGCCAGAGGTGGTCGGTCGCGTCTCCGATCCCATGAGCGGTTACTTTATGGTCCGCCGTCAAGCGATCGCTGGTTTGATTCTCAATCCCACCGGTTACAAAATTTTACTAGAAGTCATCGGCAAAGGCCGCATCGAAACTATCGGAGAAGTGGGTTATGTCTTCCAAGAGCGGCAAGAGGGGGAAAGTAAGGTAACTTGGAAACAATGGCTAGAATATATCTTCCATCTGCTGCGTTTGCGCTCTCAAAAGCCTCTCAGATTTTTAGATGCAATTGTCAATCTACCTTTAGATAGATTTATTCGCTTCGGTTTAGTGGGATTAACCGGGGTTTTTGTCGATATGGCCTTTCTCTATCTTCTCAGTGATCCCGCCGCTTTGGGTTGGGGATTAACCCGCAGTAAAATCATCGCCGCCGAATTAGCAATTATTAATAATTTTATCTGGAATGATCGCTGGACTTTTGGCGATTTATCCGCTCGTCAACGGGGTTGGAATAAACGCTGGAAAAGATTTTTCAAGTTCAATTTGATCTGTTTAGCCGGTTTAATTTTAAACGTGCTGCTGCTCAACCTTCTCTTTAATGGTTTAGGAATCAATCGTTATCTAGCTAACTTTATTGCGATTGCCATCGTTACGGTTTGGAACTTTTGGGTTAATCTTAAACTCAGTTGGCGGGTGACAAAATAG